Proteins from one Fusobacterium periodonticum 1_1_41FAA genomic window:
- a CDS encoding tRNA1(Val) (adenine(37)-N6)-methyltransferase — MNKKLESLIPLLNKNLKIIQRSDYFNFSIDSLLISEFVNLTKNTKKILDIGTGNAVIPLFLSKRTSAKIYGVEIQEISYQLALRNININNLNEQIYIIYDNIKNYLKYFTIGSFDIVLSNPPFFKVTENKELLNDLEQLSIARHEIELNLDELIEISSKLVKDRGYFYLVHRADRLSEILVTLQKYNFEAKKIKFCYTTKQKNAKIVLIEAIKNGKVGLTILPPLVINKDNGEYTDEVLKMFE, encoded by the coding sequence ATGAATAAAAAACTTGAGAGTCTTATTCCACTGTTAAATAAAAACTTAAAAATAATTCAAAGAAGTGACTATTTTAACTTCTCAATTGATTCTTTACTTATCTCTGAATTTGTTAACCTTACAAAAAACACCAAAAAAATTTTAGATATAGGAACAGGAAATGCTGTTATCCCACTTTTTCTTTCTAAAAGAACTTCAGCTAAAATTTATGGTGTTGAAATACAAGAAATATCATATCAACTTGCTTTAAGAAATATTAACATTAATAATTTAAATGAACAAATATATATAATATATGATAACATAAAAAATTATTTAAAATATTTCACTATTGGCTCGTTTGATATAGTTTTGTCTAATCCACCTTTTTTTAAAGTGACTGAAAATAAAGAACTATTAAATGACTTAGAACAATTATCTATTGCCAGACATGAAATTGAATTAAATTTAGATGAGCTAATTGAAATATCATCTAAACTTGTTAAAGATAGAGGTTATTTTTATTTAGTACATAGAGCAGACAGATTATCTGAAATACTTGTTACATTACAAAAATATAATTTTGAAGCAAAAAAAATAAAATTTTGTTATACAACTAAGCAGAAAAATGCTAAAATAGTGCTTATAGAAGCAATTAAAAATGGAAAAGTCGGCTTAACTATTCTTCCACCTTTAGTCATTAATAAAGATAATGGAGAATATACTGATGAAGTTTTAAAAATGTTTGAATAA